The DNA window CTCCTCCGCGCCGAGTTCCTCGCTGGCGAAGTCGTCGTAGGCGCCGTTGATTCGCTCCTCTATCTCGAAGGACTGCTCTATGGCCTCCTCCTTCGAGACGCCCGGACCGAGTTCGAGCATCACGGAGTCGGTGTCGCCGTAGGCGACTTCGTAGCCCATCTCGTCGGCCTTCCTGTCGGTGAAGTTGATGACCTCGCGGCCGGTGGCGGTCACCGCCGCGCCCATCTCCTTGTCGTACAGGCGGAAGCGGTCCCACCCGAGGACGCCGTACAGCGAGTTCATGATGACCTTCACCGCCGCCTGCTGGCGGTCGAACTGCTCGTACGCCGAGGAGTCGGGGTCGTGGTCGTTGCGGCGGCGTTTCTTCTCCTCGCGTTCCGCGAGGAGTTCGTCCACCATCTCCCGGATGATGCCGTCCGGTTCCTTCCGGAAGTGCGTTCCGTTGGGCGCGCGGAACGTCTCGCCGTCGTACGACTCGGGGTCGACCTTCGTCTCCGGCGACGCGTTGATGGTCACCATGCACATCGGGTACAGCGACTTCAGGTCGAGGACCGTGACGTTCTCCTTGACGCCCGTGATGGGGTCGAAGACGGCCCCGCCCTCGTACTCTTCGGACTCCTGTTGCCCCTTCGAGGGGAGGGCGAACTCGCCGTGGACCTTGTGCAGGACGTAGATGTCGACGGTGTCGCCCGGCGTCGGCGCGTCTTCGAGTTTACAGCCGACGAACGTCCGCACCTCGTCCCAGAAGGCGATTATCTCCTGTTTGCGGTCTATCTCGACGCAGAGTTCCACGTCGCGAACGTTGTACTCTAACAGTCGCTGGGGGTCCTGTTCCCACAGGTCGCCGATGCTGCCGGAGTACCGTTCCTTCCCCACGTCGAGTTCGAGTTCGCCCACCGCGTCCAAGCGGTACGACTCCAGTTCGGTGAACTGCGTGCGCTTGTAGGCGTACAGCAGGTCGAAGACGACGCGGCCCTTCACGTCGGGGCCGCCCCACCCGCTTCGCCACACCTCGCCGAGGCGGGAGAGTCGGTCCGGGTCGAGGTCGTAGTCTGAAGTAGGGTCCACCGCCTCCATCCGGTCGAGGAAGTACGGCATGTCGAAGTCCTCGAAGTTCCACCCCGTCAGCACGTCGGGGTCGGTCTCCTCGATGTACGCGACGAACTCGTGGAGCATCTCGTCCTCGCGGTCGTACGCGCGTATCTCCACGTCGGTGTCGTCTTGGAGGGGTTCGTAGTCGCCGAGGCCAGTCGGGGACTCGACGCCGTCGCCCGCCTCCGGCGCGTTGTACAACCACGCGATGTACTCGTCGCGGTAGTTGTCGTGGGAGGTGAGACAGACGATGGGCTCTTCGCCCTCCTCGGGGAACCCCGACCGGTCGTCCACCTCGATGTCGAACGTGTTCACCCGCAGGTCGGCGTCGACGTCGGCGGGTTCTACCTCGTCGTGCGGAACCTGAATCGTCCCGTCGTCGAGTTCCCGCGCGGGGACGCGGACGCCGCTTCGGATGTCCTTGTCGA is part of the Halopelagius longus genome and encodes:
- a CDS encoding DNA-directed DNA polymerase gives rise to the protein MKQAGLTDDFGGGGTDADDGDARPDEEAAWVAGETGQHVSEVIDAEDIKFPDHDDETVELAVTQVDYTVEGSGRTEYPVVHVFGRTPENETKHVRVLGFEPYFYAPTETLSDDKLDKSVITRTEEGYESIRGEELTKICTRTPRDVGQIRDEFEHFEADILFPNRLLIDKDIRSGVRVPARELDDGTIQVPHDEVEPADVDADLRVNTFDIEVDDRSGFPEEGEEPIVCLTSHDNYRDEYIAWLYNAPEAGDGVESPTGLGDYEPLQDDTDVEIRAYDREDEMLHEFVAYIEETDPDVLTGWNFEDFDMPYFLDRMEAVDPTSDYDLDPDRLSRLGEVWRSGWGGPDVKGRVVFDLLYAYKRTQFTELESYRLDAVGELELDVGKERYSGSIGDLWEQDPQRLLEYNVRDVELCVEIDRKQEIIAFWDEVRTFVGCKLEDAPTPGDTVDIYVLHKVHGEFALPSKGQQESEEYEGGAVFDPITGVKENVTVLDLKSLYPMCMVTINASPETKVDPESYDGETFRAPNGTHFRKEPDGIIREMVDELLAEREEKKRRRNDHDPDSSAYEQFDRQQAAVKVIMNSLYGVLGWDRFRLYDKEMGAAVTATGREVINFTDRKADEMGYEVAYGDTDSVMLELGPGVSKEEAIEQSFEIEERINGAYDDFASEELGAEEHRFQIEFEKLYRRFFQAGKKKRYAGHIVWKEGKDVDDIDITGFEYKRSDIAPITKEVQKRVIEMIVYGEDNDVIKDYVHDVIEDFQKGNLPLDEVGIPGGIGKRLEAYDTATAQVRGAQYANLLLGTNFDRGSKPKRLYLRKVHPSFFREMESEGRFDPQADDLYKEFKRDPDVICFEYEDQVPEEFEVDWDKMLDKTLKGPIARIIEALGMSWDEVKSGQQQTGLGSFT